A genomic region of Phragmites australis chromosome 2, lpPhrAust1.1, whole genome shotgun sequence contains the following coding sequences:
- the LOC133906742 gene encoding transcriptional corepressor LEUNIG-like isoform X6: protein MSQTNWEADKMLDVYIYDYFVKRNLQATAKAFQAEGKVSSDPVAIDAPGGFLFEWWSVFWDIFIARTNEKHSDVAASYIETQLVKAREQQHQQPQQQQQQQQQQQIQMQQMLLQRAAQQQQRRDGSHLLNGAASGFSGRDPLMRQNPATAYSMAAKMYEERLKLPSQRDSLDEASMKLQQRYGENAGQVIDPNQASLLKAAGQSSGQILHGTAGGLSGTPQQVQNIKTEVNPVLTPRAAGTEGSLIGLQGYNQAGNNLTLKGWPLTGLDQLRSGILQQKPFMQSPQQFQQLQFFTPQQQQQLLLHTQQNMPSPISSDVDSRRLRMLLNNRNVVLGQDVHSNSGGDGIPNIGSPGQSGGSRTDIDMLIKKKLAFLQQQQQLQQHSHSQQQQQQLQQPALSGQQSQSSNQLLHQHGKPGVGRMAIDGSMPNSFGFPDQASKKRKKPVSSSGRANSSGTANTAGPSPSSAPSTPSIHTAGDAMSMPQLQYNGGPSKPLRMFGSDGAGSLTSPANPLGDMDRLLEDGSLDENVESFLSQDDMDPRETMGRCMNSSKGLGFTEVAKARASIGKVVCCHFSSDGKLLATGGHDKKVVLWFTDVLKVKSTLEEHSLLITDVRFSPGMTRLATSSFDKTVRVWDVDNPNYSLRTFTGHSASVMSLDFHPNKEDIICSCDSDGEVRCWSITNGSCVISVRVFNGGATQLRLQPRHGKYLAAASEKAISILDTETLQVCRTPLQGHINIIQSVCWDATGNYLASVSEDSVRVWSFTLGNDVECIHELNCSGNKFHSCLFHPSYPSLLVIGCYESLELWDIREKNTMTINNAHEGLIAALAASNASGLVASVSHDKFVKLWK from the exons ATGTCGCAGACGAACTGGGAGGCGGATAAGAT GTTGGATGTCTACATATATGACTATTTTGTGAAGAGAAATTTACAGGCAACTGCAAAGGCCTTCCAAGCGGAAGGGAAGGTCTCATCGGATCCAGTTG CAATTGATGCTCCTGGTGGTTTTCTCTTTGAGTGGTGGTCGGTATTTTGGGATATATTCATAGCACGAACAAATGAGAAGCACTCAGATGTTGCGGCATCATATATCGAG ACTCAGCTAGTTAAAGCAAGGGAACAGCAGCACCAACAACCTcaacaacagcaacagcagcagcagcagcagcaaatacaaatgcaacaaatGTTGTTACAGAGAGctgcacagcagcagcagcgtaGAGATGGTTCTCATCTTCTCAATGGTGCTGCAAGTGGATTTTCTGGGAGGGATCCTTTAATGCGACAAAATCCAGCTACTGCATATTCAATGGCAGCAAAAAtgtatgaagagagattaaaacTCCCATCCCAGAGAGATTCTTTGGATGAGGCATCAATGAAG TTGCAGCAAAGATATGGAGAAAATGCTGGGCAAGTAATTGATCCAAACCAAGCATCATTACTCAAAGCAGCTGGACAATCCTCAGG GCAAATTTTGCATGGGACTGCTGGTGGCCTGTCAGGCACTCCGCAACAAGTTCAG AATATCAAGACTGAGGTCAATCCAGTATTGACACCCAGAGCTGCAGGTACTGAGGGCTCATTGATTGGTCTTCAAG GATATAATCAGGCTGGAAACAATTTAACTCTGAAAGGTTGGCCACTCACG GGACTCGATCAACTTCGCTCTGGAATTCTGCAGCAGAAGCCGTTTATGCAATCTCCACAGCAATTTCAGCAGCTTCAGTTTTTCAcaccacagcagcagcagcagcttttGCTGCACACGCAGCAAAATATGCCTTCCCCAATATCTAGTGATGTTGATAGCAGAAGATTAAGGATGCTTCTTAACAACAGAAATGTGGTCCTTGGACAGGATGTGCATTCAAATAGTGGTGGTGATGGTATTCCAAATATTGGTTCTCCTGGTCAAAGTGGTGGATCACGTACTGACATAGATATGCTAATAAAG AAGAAACTTGCTTttctacagcagcagcagcagttgcAGCAGCACAGTCAtagccagcagcagcagcagcaacttcAGCAACCTGCACTCTCTGGTCAGCAGTCTCAAAGCTCAAACCAGCTTCTTCATCAACATGGAAAGCCAGGAGTTGGAAGGATGGCTATTGACGGAAGCATGCCAAACTCTTTTGGATTCCCTGACCAG gcatcaaagaaaagaaagaaacctgTCTCATCCTCTGGTAGAGCTAATAGTTCAGGAACAGCAAACACTGCTGGGCCATCTCCTAGCTCTGCACCTTCGACACCTTCCATTCACACGGCAGGAGATGCAATGTCCATGCCACAGCTGCAGTATAATGGTGGTCCATCAAAACCATTGAGGATGTTTGGCTCTGATGGCGCTGGAAGCTTGACTTCTCCAGCCAACCCACTG GGTGACATGGACCGTTTGCTGGAAGATGGTTCCTTGGATGAAAATGTAGAATCTTTTTTGTCACAGGATGACATGGATCCTCGAGAAACAATGGGACGGTGCATGAATTCTAGTAAAG GATTGGGTTTTACTGAGGTTGCAAAAGCCCGTGCGAGTATAGGCAAAGTTGTCTGTTGCCATTTCTCATCAGATGGGAAACTGCTTGCCACTGGAGGCCATGATAAAAAG GTTGTTTTATGGTTTACAGATGTGCTAAAAGTTAAATCTACATTAGAAGAGCACTCCTTGCTAATTACAGATGTTCGCTTTAGCCCTGGCATGACCCGCCTTGCAACATCTTCCTTTGACAAAACCGTGCGGGTTTGGGATGTTGACAAT CCAAATTATTCGCTGCGTACTTTCACAGGTCATTCAGCATCTGTTATGTCACTTGATTTTCACCCAAATAAAGAAGACATCATTTGCTCATGTGATAGTGATGGGGAAGTACGGTGTTGGAGCATAACTAATGGTAGCTGTGTGATCAGCGTTAGGGTCTTCAAT GGAGGTGCTACTCAGTTGAGGTTGCAACCTCGCCATGGTAAATATCTAGCTGCTGCTTCAGAAAAGGCAATATCCATACTGGACACAGAGACACTACAAGTTTGTAGAACACCTTTGCAG GGGCACATAAATATTATTCAGTCAGTTTGTTGGGATGCCACGGGTAACTATTTGGCCTCTGTCAGTGAAGATTCTGTCAGGGTGTGGTCATTTACCTTAGGTAATGACGTGGAATGTATACATGAGTTGAATTGCAGCGGAAACAAGTTTCATTCGTGTCTGTTCCACCCAAGCTATCCATCTTTGCTTGTTATTGGTTGCTACGAG TCTTTGGAGCTCTGGGACATACGGGAGAAGAATACCATGACCATCAACAACGCTCATGAAGGCTTGATTGCCGCCCTGGCCGCATCGAATGCGTCGGGGTTGGTTGCCTCAGTGAGCCATGATAAGTTCGTCAAGCTCTGGAAATGA
- the LOC133906742 gene encoding transcriptional corepressor LEUNIG-like isoform X8, which translates to MSQTNWEADKMLDVYIYDYFVKRNLQATAKAFQAEGKVSSDPVAIDAPGGFLFEWWSVFWDIFIARTNEKHSDVAASYIETQLVKAREQQHQQPQQQQQQQQQQQIQMQQMLLQRAAQQQQRRDGSHLLNGAASGFSGRDPLMRQNPATAYSMAAKMYEERLKLPSQRDSLDEASMKLQQRYGENAGQVIDPNQASLLKAAGQSSGQILHGTAGGLSGTPQQVQNIKTEVNPVLTPRAAGYNQAGNNLTLKGWPLTGLDQLRSGILQQKPFMQSPQQFQQLQFFTPQQQQQLLLHTQQNMPSPISSDVDSRRLRMLLNNRNVVLGQDVHSNSGGDGIPNIGSPGQSGGSRTDIDMLIKKKLAFLQQQQQLQQHSHSQQQQQQLQQPALSGQQSQSSNQLLHQHGKPGVGRMAIDGSMPNSFGFPDQASKKRKKPVSSSGRANSSGTANTAGPSPSSAPSTPSIHTAGDAMSMPQLQYNGGPSKPLRMFGSDGAGSLTSPANPLGDMDRLLEDGSLDENVESFLSQDDMDPRETMGRCMNSSKGLGFTEVAKARASIGKVVCCHFSSDGKLLATGGHDKKVVLWFTDVLKVKSTLEEHSLLITDVRFSPGMTRLATSSFDKTVRVWDVDNPNYSLRTFTGHSASVMSLDFHPNKEDIICSCDSDGEVRCWSITNGSCVISVRVFNGGATQLRLQPRHGKYLAAASEKAISILDTETLQVCRTPLQGHINIIQSVCWDATGNYLASVSEDSVRVWSFTLGNDVECIHELNCSGNKFHSCLFHPSYPSLLVIGCYESLELWDIREKNTMTINNAHEGLIAALAASNASGLVASVSHDKFVKLWK; encoded by the exons ATGTCGCAGACGAACTGGGAGGCGGATAAGAT GTTGGATGTCTACATATATGACTATTTTGTGAAGAGAAATTTACAGGCAACTGCAAAGGCCTTCCAAGCGGAAGGGAAGGTCTCATCGGATCCAGTTG CAATTGATGCTCCTGGTGGTTTTCTCTTTGAGTGGTGGTCGGTATTTTGGGATATATTCATAGCACGAACAAATGAGAAGCACTCAGATGTTGCGGCATCATATATCGAG ACTCAGCTAGTTAAAGCAAGGGAACAGCAGCACCAACAACCTcaacaacagcaacagcagcagcagcagcagcaaatacaaatgcaacaaatGTTGTTACAGAGAGctgcacagcagcagcagcgtaGAGATGGTTCTCATCTTCTCAATGGTGCTGCAAGTGGATTTTCTGGGAGGGATCCTTTAATGCGACAAAATCCAGCTACTGCATATTCAATGGCAGCAAAAAtgtatgaagagagattaaaacTCCCATCCCAGAGAGATTCTTTGGATGAGGCATCAATGAAG TTGCAGCAAAGATATGGAGAAAATGCTGGGCAAGTAATTGATCCAAACCAAGCATCATTACTCAAAGCAGCTGGACAATCCTCAGG GCAAATTTTGCATGGGACTGCTGGTGGCCTGTCAGGCACTCCGCAACAAGTTCAG AATATCAAGACTGAGGTCAATCCAGTATTGACACCCAGAGCTGCAG GATATAATCAGGCTGGAAACAATTTAACTCTGAAAGGTTGGCCACTCACG GGACTCGATCAACTTCGCTCTGGAATTCTGCAGCAGAAGCCGTTTATGCAATCTCCACAGCAATTTCAGCAGCTTCAGTTTTTCAcaccacagcagcagcagcagcttttGCTGCACACGCAGCAAAATATGCCTTCCCCAATATCTAGTGATGTTGATAGCAGAAGATTAAGGATGCTTCTTAACAACAGAAATGTGGTCCTTGGACAGGATGTGCATTCAAATAGTGGTGGTGATGGTATTCCAAATATTGGTTCTCCTGGTCAAAGTGGTGGATCACGTACTGACATAGATATGCTAATAAAG AAGAAACTTGCTTttctacagcagcagcagcagttgcAGCAGCACAGTCAtagccagcagcagcagcagcaacttcAGCAACCTGCACTCTCTGGTCAGCAGTCTCAAAGCTCAAACCAGCTTCTTCATCAACATGGAAAGCCAGGAGTTGGAAGGATGGCTATTGACGGAAGCATGCCAAACTCTTTTGGATTCCCTGACCAG gcatcaaagaaaagaaagaaacctgTCTCATCCTCTGGTAGAGCTAATAGTTCAGGAACAGCAAACACTGCTGGGCCATCTCCTAGCTCTGCACCTTCGACACCTTCCATTCACACGGCAGGAGATGCAATGTCCATGCCACAGCTGCAGTATAATGGTGGTCCATCAAAACCATTGAGGATGTTTGGCTCTGATGGCGCTGGAAGCTTGACTTCTCCAGCCAACCCACTG GGTGACATGGACCGTTTGCTGGAAGATGGTTCCTTGGATGAAAATGTAGAATCTTTTTTGTCACAGGATGACATGGATCCTCGAGAAACAATGGGACGGTGCATGAATTCTAGTAAAG GATTGGGTTTTACTGAGGTTGCAAAAGCCCGTGCGAGTATAGGCAAAGTTGTCTGTTGCCATTTCTCATCAGATGGGAAACTGCTTGCCACTGGAGGCCATGATAAAAAG GTTGTTTTATGGTTTACAGATGTGCTAAAAGTTAAATCTACATTAGAAGAGCACTCCTTGCTAATTACAGATGTTCGCTTTAGCCCTGGCATGACCCGCCTTGCAACATCTTCCTTTGACAAAACCGTGCGGGTTTGGGATGTTGACAAT CCAAATTATTCGCTGCGTACTTTCACAGGTCATTCAGCATCTGTTATGTCACTTGATTTTCACCCAAATAAAGAAGACATCATTTGCTCATGTGATAGTGATGGGGAAGTACGGTGTTGGAGCATAACTAATGGTAGCTGTGTGATCAGCGTTAGGGTCTTCAAT GGAGGTGCTACTCAGTTGAGGTTGCAACCTCGCCATGGTAAATATCTAGCTGCTGCTTCAGAAAAGGCAATATCCATACTGGACACAGAGACACTACAAGTTTGTAGAACACCTTTGCAG GGGCACATAAATATTATTCAGTCAGTTTGTTGGGATGCCACGGGTAACTATTTGGCCTCTGTCAGTGAAGATTCTGTCAGGGTGTGGTCATTTACCTTAGGTAATGACGTGGAATGTATACATGAGTTGAATTGCAGCGGAAACAAGTTTCATTCGTGTCTGTTCCACCCAAGCTATCCATCTTTGCTTGTTATTGGTTGCTACGAG TCTTTGGAGCTCTGGGACATACGGGAGAAGAATACCATGACCATCAACAACGCTCATGAAGGCTTGATTGCCGCCCTGGCCGCATCGAATGCGTCGGGGTTGGTTGCCTCAGTGAGCCATGATAAGTTCGTCAAGCTCTGGAAATGA
- the LOC133906742 gene encoding transcriptional corepressor LEUNIG-like isoform X5, which translates to MSQTNWEADKMLDVYIYDYFVKRNLQATAKAFQAEGKVSSDPVAIDAPGGFLFEWWSVFWDIFIARTNEKHSDVAASYIETQLVKAREQQHQQPQQQQQQQQQQQIQMQQMLLQRAAQQQQRRDGSHLLNGAASGFSGRDPLMRQNPATAYSMAAKMYEERLKLPSQRDSLDEASMKLQQRYGENAGQVIDPNQASLLKAAGQSSGQILHGTAGGLSGTPQQVQNIKTEVNPVLTPRAAGTEGSLIGLQAGYNQAGNNLTLKGWPLTGLDQLRSGILQQKPFMQSPQQFQQLQFFTPQQQQQLLLHTQQNMPSPISSDVDSRRLRMLLNNRNVVLGQDVHSNSGGDGIPNIGSPGQSGGSRTDIDMLIKKKLAFLQQQQQLQQHSHSQQQQQQLQQPALSGQQSQSSNQLLHQHGKPGVGRMAIDGSMPNSFGFPDQASKKRKKPVSSSGRANSSGTANTAGPSPSSAPSTPSIHTAGDAMSMPQLQYNGGPSKPLRMFGSDGAGSLTSPANPLGDMDRLLEDGSLDENVESFLSQDDMDPRETMGRCMNSSKGLGFTEVAKARASIGKVVCCHFSSDGKLLATGGHDKKVVLWFTDVLKVKSTLEEHSLLITDVRFSPGMTRLATSSFDKTVRVWDVDNPNYSLRTFTGHSASVMSLDFHPNKEDIICSCDSDGEVRCWSITNGSCVISVRVFNGGATQLRLQPRHGKYLAAASEKAISILDTETLQVCRTPLQGHINIIQSVCWDATGNYLASVSEDSVRVWSFTLGNDVECIHELNCSGNKFHSCLFHPSYPSLLVIGCYESLELWDIREKNTMTINNAHEGLIAALAASNASGLVASVSHDKFVKLWK; encoded by the exons ATGTCGCAGACGAACTGGGAGGCGGATAAGAT GTTGGATGTCTACATATATGACTATTTTGTGAAGAGAAATTTACAGGCAACTGCAAAGGCCTTCCAAGCGGAAGGGAAGGTCTCATCGGATCCAGTTG CAATTGATGCTCCTGGTGGTTTTCTCTTTGAGTGGTGGTCGGTATTTTGGGATATATTCATAGCACGAACAAATGAGAAGCACTCAGATGTTGCGGCATCATATATCGAG ACTCAGCTAGTTAAAGCAAGGGAACAGCAGCACCAACAACCTcaacaacagcaacagcagcagcagcagcagcaaatacaaatgcaacaaatGTTGTTACAGAGAGctgcacagcagcagcagcgtaGAGATGGTTCTCATCTTCTCAATGGTGCTGCAAGTGGATTTTCTGGGAGGGATCCTTTAATGCGACAAAATCCAGCTACTGCATATTCAATGGCAGCAAAAAtgtatgaagagagattaaaacTCCCATCCCAGAGAGATTCTTTGGATGAGGCATCAATGAAG TTGCAGCAAAGATATGGAGAAAATGCTGGGCAAGTAATTGATCCAAACCAAGCATCATTACTCAAAGCAGCTGGACAATCCTCAGG GCAAATTTTGCATGGGACTGCTGGTGGCCTGTCAGGCACTCCGCAACAAGTTCAG AATATCAAGACTGAGGTCAATCCAGTATTGACACCCAGAGCTGCAGGTACTGAGGGCTCATTGATTGGTCTTCAAG CAGGATATAATCAGGCTGGAAACAATTTAACTCTGAAAGGTTGGCCACTCACG GGACTCGATCAACTTCGCTCTGGAATTCTGCAGCAGAAGCCGTTTATGCAATCTCCACAGCAATTTCAGCAGCTTCAGTTTTTCAcaccacagcagcagcagcagcttttGCTGCACACGCAGCAAAATATGCCTTCCCCAATATCTAGTGATGTTGATAGCAGAAGATTAAGGATGCTTCTTAACAACAGAAATGTGGTCCTTGGACAGGATGTGCATTCAAATAGTGGTGGTGATGGTATTCCAAATATTGGTTCTCCTGGTCAAAGTGGTGGATCACGTACTGACATAGATATGCTAATAAAG AAGAAACTTGCTTttctacagcagcagcagcagttgcAGCAGCACAGTCAtagccagcagcagcagcagcaacttcAGCAACCTGCACTCTCTGGTCAGCAGTCTCAAAGCTCAAACCAGCTTCTTCATCAACATGGAAAGCCAGGAGTTGGAAGGATGGCTATTGACGGAAGCATGCCAAACTCTTTTGGATTCCCTGACCAG gcatcaaagaaaagaaagaaacctgTCTCATCCTCTGGTAGAGCTAATAGTTCAGGAACAGCAAACACTGCTGGGCCATCTCCTAGCTCTGCACCTTCGACACCTTCCATTCACACGGCAGGAGATGCAATGTCCATGCCACAGCTGCAGTATAATGGTGGTCCATCAAAACCATTGAGGATGTTTGGCTCTGATGGCGCTGGAAGCTTGACTTCTCCAGCCAACCCACTG GGTGACATGGACCGTTTGCTGGAAGATGGTTCCTTGGATGAAAATGTAGAATCTTTTTTGTCACAGGATGACATGGATCCTCGAGAAACAATGGGACGGTGCATGAATTCTAGTAAAG GATTGGGTTTTACTGAGGTTGCAAAAGCCCGTGCGAGTATAGGCAAAGTTGTCTGTTGCCATTTCTCATCAGATGGGAAACTGCTTGCCACTGGAGGCCATGATAAAAAG GTTGTTTTATGGTTTACAGATGTGCTAAAAGTTAAATCTACATTAGAAGAGCACTCCTTGCTAATTACAGATGTTCGCTTTAGCCCTGGCATGACCCGCCTTGCAACATCTTCCTTTGACAAAACCGTGCGGGTTTGGGATGTTGACAAT CCAAATTATTCGCTGCGTACTTTCACAGGTCATTCAGCATCTGTTATGTCACTTGATTTTCACCCAAATAAAGAAGACATCATTTGCTCATGTGATAGTGATGGGGAAGTACGGTGTTGGAGCATAACTAATGGTAGCTGTGTGATCAGCGTTAGGGTCTTCAAT GGAGGTGCTACTCAGTTGAGGTTGCAACCTCGCCATGGTAAATATCTAGCTGCTGCTTCAGAAAAGGCAATATCCATACTGGACACAGAGACACTACAAGTTTGTAGAACACCTTTGCAG GGGCACATAAATATTATTCAGTCAGTTTGTTGGGATGCCACGGGTAACTATTTGGCCTCTGTCAGTGAAGATTCTGTCAGGGTGTGGTCATTTACCTTAGGTAATGACGTGGAATGTATACATGAGTTGAATTGCAGCGGAAACAAGTTTCATTCGTGTCTGTTCCACCCAAGCTATCCATCTTTGCTTGTTATTGGTTGCTACGAG TCTTTGGAGCTCTGGGACATACGGGAGAAGAATACCATGACCATCAACAACGCTCATGAAGGCTTGATTGCCGCCCTGGCCGCATCGAATGCGTCGGGGTTGGTTGCCTCAGTGAGCCATGATAAGTTCGTCAAGCTCTGGAAATGA
- the LOC133906742 gene encoding transcriptional corepressor LEUNIG-like isoform X7: MSQTNWEADKMLDVYIYDYFVKRNLQATAKAFQAEGKVSSDPVAIDAPGGFLFEWWSVFWDIFIARTNEKHSDVAASYIETQLVKAREQQHQQPQQQQQQQQQQQIQMQQMLLQRAAQQQQRRDGSHLLNGAASGFSGRDPLMRQNPATAYSMAAKMYEERLKLPSQRDSLDEASMKLQQRYGENAGQVIDPNQASLLKAAGQSSGQILHGTAGGLSGTPQQVQNIKTEVNPVLTPRAAAGYNQAGNNLTLKGWPLTGLDQLRSGILQQKPFMQSPQQFQQLQFFTPQQQQQLLLHTQQNMPSPISSDVDSRRLRMLLNNRNVVLGQDVHSNSGGDGIPNIGSPGQSGGSRTDIDMLIKKKLAFLQQQQQLQQHSHSQQQQQQLQQPALSGQQSQSSNQLLHQHGKPGVGRMAIDGSMPNSFGFPDQASKKRKKPVSSSGRANSSGTANTAGPSPSSAPSTPSIHTAGDAMSMPQLQYNGGPSKPLRMFGSDGAGSLTSPANPLGDMDRLLEDGSLDENVESFLSQDDMDPRETMGRCMNSSKGLGFTEVAKARASIGKVVCCHFSSDGKLLATGGHDKKVVLWFTDVLKVKSTLEEHSLLITDVRFSPGMTRLATSSFDKTVRVWDVDNPNYSLRTFTGHSASVMSLDFHPNKEDIICSCDSDGEVRCWSITNGSCVISVRVFNGGATQLRLQPRHGKYLAAASEKAISILDTETLQVCRTPLQGHINIIQSVCWDATGNYLASVSEDSVRVWSFTLGNDVECIHELNCSGNKFHSCLFHPSYPSLLVIGCYESLELWDIREKNTMTINNAHEGLIAALAASNASGLVASVSHDKFVKLWK, from the exons ATGTCGCAGACGAACTGGGAGGCGGATAAGAT GTTGGATGTCTACATATATGACTATTTTGTGAAGAGAAATTTACAGGCAACTGCAAAGGCCTTCCAAGCGGAAGGGAAGGTCTCATCGGATCCAGTTG CAATTGATGCTCCTGGTGGTTTTCTCTTTGAGTGGTGGTCGGTATTTTGGGATATATTCATAGCACGAACAAATGAGAAGCACTCAGATGTTGCGGCATCATATATCGAG ACTCAGCTAGTTAAAGCAAGGGAACAGCAGCACCAACAACCTcaacaacagcaacagcagcagcagcagcagcaaatacaaatgcaacaaatGTTGTTACAGAGAGctgcacagcagcagcagcgtaGAGATGGTTCTCATCTTCTCAATGGTGCTGCAAGTGGATTTTCTGGGAGGGATCCTTTAATGCGACAAAATCCAGCTACTGCATATTCAATGGCAGCAAAAAtgtatgaagagagattaaaacTCCCATCCCAGAGAGATTCTTTGGATGAGGCATCAATGAAG TTGCAGCAAAGATATGGAGAAAATGCTGGGCAAGTAATTGATCCAAACCAAGCATCATTACTCAAAGCAGCTGGACAATCCTCAGG GCAAATTTTGCATGGGACTGCTGGTGGCCTGTCAGGCACTCCGCAACAAGTTCAG AATATCAAGACTGAGGTCAATCCAGTATTGACACCCAGAGCTGCAG CAGGATATAATCAGGCTGGAAACAATTTAACTCTGAAAGGTTGGCCACTCACG GGACTCGATCAACTTCGCTCTGGAATTCTGCAGCAGAAGCCGTTTATGCAATCTCCACAGCAATTTCAGCAGCTTCAGTTTTTCAcaccacagcagcagcagcagcttttGCTGCACACGCAGCAAAATATGCCTTCCCCAATATCTAGTGATGTTGATAGCAGAAGATTAAGGATGCTTCTTAACAACAGAAATGTGGTCCTTGGACAGGATGTGCATTCAAATAGTGGTGGTGATGGTATTCCAAATATTGGTTCTCCTGGTCAAAGTGGTGGATCACGTACTGACATAGATATGCTAATAAAG AAGAAACTTGCTTttctacagcagcagcagcagttgcAGCAGCACAGTCAtagccagcagcagcagcagcaacttcAGCAACCTGCACTCTCTGGTCAGCAGTCTCAAAGCTCAAACCAGCTTCTTCATCAACATGGAAAGCCAGGAGTTGGAAGGATGGCTATTGACGGAAGCATGCCAAACTCTTTTGGATTCCCTGACCAG gcatcaaagaaaagaaagaaacctgTCTCATCCTCTGGTAGAGCTAATAGTTCAGGAACAGCAAACACTGCTGGGCCATCTCCTAGCTCTGCACCTTCGACACCTTCCATTCACACGGCAGGAGATGCAATGTCCATGCCACAGCTGCAGTATAATGGTGGTCCATCAAAACCATTGAGGATGTTTGGCTCTGATGGCGCTGGAAGCTTGACTTCTCCAGCCAACCCACTG GGTGACATGGACCGTTTGCTGGAAGATGGTTCCTTGGATGAAAATGTAGAATCTTTTTTGTCACAGGATGACATGGATCCTCGAGAAACAATGGGACGGTGCATGAATTCTAGTAAAG GATTGGGTTTTACTGAGGTTGCAAAAGCCCGTGCGAGTATAGGCAAAGTTGTCTGTTGCCATTTCTCATCAGATGGGAAACTGCTTGCCACTGGAGGCCATGATAAAAAG GTTGTTTTATGGTTTACAGATGTGCTAAAAGTTAAATCTACATTAGAAGAGCACTCCTTGCTAATTACAGATGTTCGCTTTAGCCCTGGCATGACCCGCCTTGCAACATCTTCCTTTGACAAAACCGTGCGGGTTTGGGATGTTGACAAT CCAAATTATTCGCTGCGTACTTTCACAGGTCATTCAGCATCTGTTATGTCACTTGATTTTCACCCAAATAAAGAAGACATCATTTGCTCATGTGATAGTGATGGGGAAGTACGGTGTTGGAGCATAACTAATGGTAGCTGTGTGATCAGCGTTAGGGTCTTCAAT GGAGGTGCTACTCAGTTGAGGTTGCAACCTCGCCATGGTAAATATCTAGCTGCTGCTTCAGAAAAGGCAATATCCATACTGGACACAGAGACACTACAAGTTTGTAGAACACCTTTGCAG GGGCACATAAATATTATTCAGTCAGTTTGTTGGGATGCCACGGGTAACTATTTGGCCTCTGTCAGTGAAGATTCTGTCAGGGTGTGGTCATTTACCTTAGGTAATGACGTGGAATGTATACATGAGTTGAATTGCAGCGGAAACAAGTTTCATTCGTGTCTGTTCCACCCAAGCTATCCATCTTTGCTTGTTATTGGTTGCTACGAG TCTTTGGAGCTCTGGGACATACGGGAGAAGAATACCATGACCATCAACAACGCTCATGAAGGCTTGATTGCCGCCCTGGCCGCATCGAATGCGTCGGGGTTGGTTGCCTCAGTGAGCCATGATAAGTTCGTCAAGCTCTGGAAATGA